The Helianthus annuus cultivar XRQ/B chromosome 11, HanXRQr2.0-SUNRISE, whole genome shotgun sequence region CATCAAaattgttttttgttttgttttctagAATTAGATGAGTGAAGGTATCATCGATTTTTCTGGTGAAGGTATCATCGATTTACAAAAGAATTTGATTTTCAACTATTATCATTATAATGATGTATTGGGTGTTCTTCAATCTTCACTGGGATGTCAATATTGATTGATCTTTTTGCATCTGTTGATGATTATGCTTACATATGAGATAAGGTGTGAAACACAGTTGTATGATGGTTTTTGCAATATGAATTAAGGATCTAGGGTTTTTGCAATATAAAGAAGTTGAGCTCACAGAATTAGGGATCTAGGGTTTTAGCAATATAAAGAAGTAGGTGGGTTTAACATAACTGTATATACATTTTTTTCACATGCAAATTGATGGGAAGTTTTGTGTGTTGTTTTTTTTGTCTTAAAACAAGTATCTTTTTTGTTCTATTGAAGTGTATATTAGACCTGAAAATAAACGTGACAGTGATCACATCCTGGGTGGTCTTTTTTGTCTTAAAACAAGATtcttgattatatatatatatatatatatatatatatatatatatatatttgttgcaAATGTGATCACCAAAACATAACATGAATTTCTAGGATTCTTAGACCTGAAATTTTACATGTTTTATTTCAACAAATGTAGCTGAACTGCCTAATGTGAAGGAGGCTGTTAAATGGTTATATCAAGCTTCTGTTGGTGGCGATGTTCGTGCACAATATCAGCTTGCCCTTTGTTTGCATAGGGGTTTTGGAATAGACCAGAATCTGTCAGAAGCGGTAAGCTGCTAAAAAATActaatactttatttatttagttatgtTACTTTTATGCATTCTCCATTTGCTGAATCCAATTTCCGGTGAAGGTATCATCGATTTACAAAAGAATTTGATACTTTTATGCATTCTCCATTTGCTGAATCCAATTTCTATGTTTCTTTAATTCATAtagtttttgtatgtttttaacAGGCGAGATGGTATTTACGAGCTGCAGTGGGCGGATATGTGCCATAGGCAATCAAGAAAATGGATGAAGCTTGCTACTGATCATGGCAATAAAAAAAACAACACACAGTTGTATGATGGTTTTTGCAAAAACCCTAGATCCCTAAGTCTGTAAAaattttatgttggttttgggtTGGTTTTAGTGCTAATTACAGAAACCTTTATGTTACAACTTTTAAATCAATATGAATTGAATCAATATGTGAGTTTATTAATGGCGTTGATGTGTTTTCGATTGGTTCTGCAAGTGTTAAAACATAGCTTCTTTTATGTGGCATGATGATACATCATAAGTTATCAATGGGTTGATTATTAAGAGCAGGGGTTTATAATAATCGAATATGGGTGGTGGCGGGAAGGGTTTTGGAAGTTGCAGGGGGTAATATTGCTTCTTAACACAAAGTATAGGGGTAATAAGAAAGGACATTTTAGTAATTTACCTGTAGGGGTAATTATGCAACATAACAAGAACGTTGGGGGGTAATAttaaagggtaaaatagtcattttacattaaagttaacagatctgttagCAAACTTGACGTCGGGGGGTAAAAGTGCGACATAACCCCAACGttgggggtaaaattgcaattatttcgttagaaGGGTCAGAGTACCAATTGGTCTAAACCCTAGGGGATAAAATTGCAGTTTAGTCCAATTAAAATCTTATTGACTCAAAAAGGTCCGCGTAACGTCAAAACCGACTACCGAGTCACAAATGACGGAAATCGGAAAACAGCCGTCAATAGATAACAGATCTCCGTCAAAGTCAAcagatctagagagagagagatgactCGTGGTCGTGAATCGGTAAATCCGTTGATGCGTGTAAGCAAGTTGCCTAACCATGACGATACCTCAACAACAAGCCACTAAAATGGCGGTTTCTACCTCCTTTTCACAACTGAAGCTTCTACGTAAGCAGCAATCCTCGTGTTCGATTACGTTGCAAAGTTTGAAACGCATTAGATTCATCTACTTGTGtgttatatttatattaatatgatgttaattgtgatgaacaGTTTGTTAGGGTTTGCAGAGGAGTTACGGAGATGACGGAGGTGGAGAAAGTGCTGTATATAGTAGTGGAAGAGGATGAAGAAGCGAAACGACATGAAGAATCGTCGTTTCGATATACTCGTCCTGTTCTTCAGAGCACTTTGCAGTTTATCGGATGTAAAGCACGTCACGCCTTCAAGGTTTAATATAACCTAGTCTGTTCTGTAAATTGTAGATTTGATATGGATATAAGTTGTAGATTTTGTATGAATTTGTGCTGTGAAATATTTTTCTGCAAGTTGTAGATTTGATATGATTTTGTGAAATAAGTTAGGATATTAATGAAATTATACTGTTGGATTGAAAATGATGTTCGTTTCTGTTTGATTTTTCTAGAAAGCAACTTGTCTGGAATTTAGCTAATTTGCCTGATTCTCATAGATATTTTATAACATTTAAATTTTCAGTCGATGCTAAATCTCTTCTGCAAATTGTAGATCTAGTATGAAAATAAATTGTAGATTTGATATGATTTTATGTTTTTGTGAAATTAGTTAAGATCATAACGAAATTATACTGTTGGATTGAAAATGATGTTTGTTTCGGTTTGATTTTACTAGAAAGCAACTTGTCTGGAATTTAGCCTCTCTTCAAGGTTTAATAACCTAATCTGCTTTACAAGTTGTAGATTTGATATGGAAATAAGTTGTAGATTTGATATGATTTTGTGTTGTTGGATTGAAAATGATTGTTTCTGTTTGACTTTGCTAGAAAGCAACTTGTCTGGAATTTAGCCTCTTTGCCTGATTCTTCATGCTTGTAGATATTTTGGAGGATTTAAATTTTCTTTTGATGGCTTGATGTTGGCTTTCAAATTCCTTTTCGATCTACTTGCATCTTGTAATCTATAGCTCAGGATGAGACTATACGCACACCACTGACATACTAACCACACACCAACCGAAGGGCTTGTAGTCTCATTGTGGACATTGATGTAGATTTAGGTGTGTAGAAAAGGTGTTCCTCCCCAAGTGGTTCAGGTTTCTAGTCTCATGGTGGACATTGATGTAGATTTAGGAATCGGTGTAGAGTTTGAATTAGTTTAAAAAAACTAACTACACATTATTGAGACGTTATACTGGTCGTATGAGGTGTGATGCTGATAGATCATGCCGGTCATAATGTTTGTATTGGTCCTGTGAGTTGGTTTTCGTACAAAACATATGTGGGCTGTATGATGCGTTGTACTGACACGGAAGAGATAGATGTGACAGAGCACACCACTGACAAAGACATATGTCTGTATGATGATGGAGGTGGTGTTTGTATGACGATGAGGGCTATACATTGCTTACAATTTAGCTAATTTTATGCTTTATGTAGTCCTGCACTGAATATGTTCCAATTTTGTTACAGATTAGCAAGAGGGTTTTTGAAATCATGAGAACGAAATGCTCAGATGACAGTTTGCCTGATATAGGTGTGATTCAATGGGGAAAGGATTTTTTAAAACTTCATCCTGAGAAAGACAACAGTTGTGACGTTGATAATCGGTCTGATAAGAAGAATGTAAGCAATCATACGGTTTTAGAGGAAGATGGTAAACCTTTCGAATCATACATGAAACGCACAGCGGTTGTTATTAAGaggagcaagtttgtagatgttGTATGTGATGCTCTGTCTGAATACAAGTATGTTGGTCCGAATCAGAGAGCTGATTTTGTTCTAGCCTGCAGGTATTTATAACTTCATATGGTTGTTTCTAGACCTTGTTCGTgctcgtttgttaagaaatatttgtgttcatgaacacttaccgaacaagattttatgttcgtgttcgtttgttaaggaaataaacGTGTCTGTGTTTGTTTGtcaattttaggcaacgaacgaaAACGGATgttgatgaacacaaatggaCGCAAACTTATGtttatgaacacaaatggaaacaaacgaacacaaacaagcattcatgaaTATAATATACAACacactgacacttattaaatattttatttgtcggaattttgaagtatttaaataaactATAAAAGCTAAAAACAATAATGAACTATCAAACACAGTAGAACATAGACGAACACGTTACCAAACGTTCACAAACATAAACGAATGAATGTGGCCTCtcttcatgttcgttcatttaactaaacgaacggaatttcttgttcatgttcgtttgtttcataaacgaacgaacacaaatgaattTCCAGCCAAATAGTTCACGAACCGTTTGCTTAaagtttggttcgtttgcagccctagttgTTTCTTTTTTCATATGTTATTAATCCTGTACAGTTGCATATGATGAAAATCTGCATTGGAGGTTTAATACTTTCAAGCTTAATTTTTCAGAATACGTGAAAGGAAGGAATCGGTTACCGTATTACTATGTGGTACTAGTGGATGTGGCAAATCTACATTGTCGGCTTTGCTGGTATATATCCATCTTGCTTCGTAAACATTTTCTCTTTTTTGTTAGCAATTAAGTCTTAATTTTTGATCTTTTTTGTAGGCCTGTAagcgaaccgaacgttcatgaactgttccttgttcggcgggaagttcttttatttaataaacgaacgaacatgaacacagttttttgttcatttagttaaacgaacgaacatgaacacacatCTTGTTCGTTCTTTTATGTTCGGAACGTTTGGTTATGCTCATTCATTTATATTCGtttatttacatttgtttatgttcattgttcatgttcgtttcgatttaaatacataagtagttatattgatatataaatattaaacataaacgGAACTTTCTagctacttatataaatataactaattgatAATTGGGCTTTCTAGCATAAGAATGGGTCTTCTAATGAAATCTATCGTTATTAGTCACCAATTTATATAAAAGTTCCCtttatatttgtttatgtttAGTCAATTATGTTCAATTGTGTGCATTTATTTTTGTTCAATTATGTTCATTtttgttgtttattgtttgttaaattatgttcgttttaagtttgtttgtttgtgttcatgaactgttcatttAGGTTTTagacaaacgaacataaacggacacgaacatgcccattttcttaataaacgaacatgaacaaaaaaatgcgttcgtgttcgtgttcagttaaagttaaatgaacgaacacgcaCATGCATATGTTCATGCTCGTTCCGTTCATTTGCAGGCCTACTTTTTTGAGCTTGATATACGTTTCTTTCTTTTTATGTAGTTTGCATAATTAAATTTTTGTTACGAGTCAATTCTTATAATCTGCAGGCTAGTAGGTTAGGGATCACAACCGTTATATCGACAGATACCATACGGCATATGATGAGAAGCTTTGTTGATGAAAATCAAAATCCTCTCCTATGGTCTTCTACATACCACGCAGGCGAACATTTAGATCCAGTGGCGGTTTCCGAAGCTAAGGCCAAAAGAAAAGCTAAGAAAGAGGTCAGCGGTGCATTTGACACTTCTACAAGTCAACCCGCGTCAAAGGAAGGTTCTAGTTTGACCACAGTTGACTTGATAAGCCCTAAACAAATGGCCATCGAGGGATTTAAGGCACAAAGTGAGATGGTTATTGATAGTCTCGATCGACTTATAACCGCATGGGAAGAACGGAAAGAGTCGGTTATTGTGGAGGGTGTCCATTTGAGCCTCAACTTTGTGGTATGTAGTAGAAATATAAAGAGTTAATTAtgtttttcgtccctgtggtttgttgaaAAGAACCATTACAattcattagtttaaaaattggcAAAAACAGTATCAGTACTTTCACTTTTGTAACAATTAcagtccacctccgttaaccccatccaATTTACCGTTAAATTTTTGGTGAAAAGACTGAAAGACCcctatgttaaaaaaaatataaaaaaacaagagttaattacgtttttcgtccatgtggtttgttgAACTACCCCTATTTTAGTCTTTTCGTCCTTGTGAATGAAATACCCcaatttttttatagtttttctagCATAGGGCTATTTTAGTTTTTTCACTAAAAACTTAACGGTAAATTGAATAAGGTTAATAGAGGTGGACTGCAATTGTTACAAAAGTGAAAGTACTGGTACTGTtttggcaatttttaaactaatggactgtaatggttattttcaacaaaccacagggacgaaaaatgtaattaacTCAAATAAAAATGCTTTTTAATGTTGAATATGTAGCTAAAGTTTAGGTCTGATGCAATGTATGATGTATATGCAGATGGGGTTGATGAAGAAACATCCATCAATCATACCGTTTATGATATATATAACAAATGAAGACAAACACATGGAACGATTCGCGGTTCGTGCAAAGTATATGACGTTAGATCCAGCCAAGAACAAATACGTAAAGTACATTAGAAACATCAGAACAATCCAAGAATACTTATGCAATCGAGCAGACAAACATCTAGTCCCTAAAATAAACAACACAAATGTCGATAAAAGCGTTGCCGCAATACACGCGACGGTTTTCAGCTGCTTAAGAAGACGCGAAGCTGGCGAGCCGCTTTACGATTCCGCCACTAACACGGTTTTTGTAGTTGACGAAGAGTATAGAAACCAGTGTGTGGCGAATTCAGTTGGCTCGAAAGGAATGTTTCAACTGATTCAAAGACAAGACTCTTCAAGGCGGTTAATGGCGCTTTTGAATAACGATGGCTCGGTTTCGAAAGCGTGGTCTGCGGATGACGGGTTAGGTGTTCCAATGTATGGACCGTTGCGTGTTGGAAAGTCGGAATTGGTTAACTTACAGTTTGGTAACTTTGGAATTAGTGCGTGGTCGACGGACGCCGGGTGCACGAGTCATGCCGGTAGTGTTGATGACTCGAGAGGCGACGTTACAGATAATGGTAGTAAATATTATTCTTCATGTTGTAGTTCACCTAAAGCTTCTGAAGGACACGATAAAGAGGTATATTGTATTATTGTGTCGTTTTGTTGAATATTTGAACGGGAAGgcgtttttatgtttttcttgGATTCTAACGTTATAAGGTTTAAATGGTTTAGTTGAAAGAAGAGATGTCGGTGTATGGTAGTGATGAAGAGGCGGAGGATACGCGTGAGGTTGATAGTGATGAAGATCTTAGTGATAATGCCAAAGAACATATGCATGAAGAGGTACCATTCGATCCGCTTAGAACTGTGAACGGACCGATTGTTTTGCAAACCATTCAACGGGatatttgtttatgttcatttagttaaacactatgcagttaatgcggtaaaatatcggatatcggtcaaggaccgatattcgaaatataggttatctcggtgagatatcggtgggatattggtaattttaatataatgcagaatttatatatatagcaatttaacaccaataattcagtgatatatcagtgatatatcggttatattggtcaaatatcggttatatcggttaaATATCgatgatatatcggttatatcggtcaaatatcggtcaatatcgccgataatatcggtaccgatattttgaccgatatttgacactaatattttactaagggaccgatatgaccgatatatcaccgatattaactgcataggttAAACAAATGAACATGAACACGCTTCTGGTTTGTTCATTTACATACATGAATGTTCGATACTTCATTCATGTATGTTGGCTTATGtacaaatattatatatattaaatgtttttaatgtatattaaTACCTTAAACTGAAAATGGGAAAAgaagccaatgatctctagatcaagtggtggaaggcttgcatttctcttgggAGATGCAGGTTCAACTCTCATTTGGTGCAGAGAGAGGCACTGGTGGGcagtgataggagacccagggaaacctgggttcaatccttgagccaaccgggttttaccggtaatttcaccgtcatGCCTAccggcgggtgggttaccgggttttccccagaattggtggtggactcgggttactctcggagtactccatTTGGTCCATTGGGTGCTCCGAGAGTGCCCATGATTGATTatgttagccgttcaaaaaaaaaggaaaagaaaatgtccctgtggtttaccaaaattttggatttggtccctagcttttcaaaagtacacggatggtccttgtggtttgcactttgtaacgcaaaAAGTCCCCAAACCACAAATCTAAAGATTTTTGTAGGTCCAAGTTATGGGCTAAATGTGTTAGTACAAACCACAGAGACCTTCCATGTACTTTTGGAGAACAAGGGACCAAATCCAAATATTTGGTAAATCACAGGGACCGTTCGTGTACTTTACCCttagatttttaaatatttttttctgGCAAGCTATCTCTTTTAagtattatatattttttcatgTATATTCGTTTATCCATttataaacaaaattaaaaacatatttttttaaccAATGAACACAAGGAAATCCGTTTGTTTCAAGGGTTCTTGTTCGTTCGTTTAAATGTTCGTGTTTGTTTCATTGTTTGTTTGTTCGGTTAAACTtgaaatgaatgcttgtttgttcaGTTTCCTTACAACTCTAAAATCACTCAAAGATCTAAATcattttatatacatatatttggaTTATCATTGTAACAACATTATATTCTTTATCGTCTGCAGATGGAAGGGTCAGTTGATGAGGAGTCAACTAAATCAGATGAGGAGTATGATGATCTTGCAATGCAGGATACTCGAGAAAACAATTACTCCACTGATGTAGAACTAGAATCCAAGACTAGCATCTCTAGCAACCAACATGATACACTAACCAACACTCGTGCCGACATGTATAAACAAAATCTGGACCGTTTCTTGATGAGCGAGTTAGCACACCCCTTTCAAGAGTCCCGAGGTTCATAAACAGGTGAGAGTTTTGAGCCCACCCGAGTTAAGTGGGGTCACAAAGTTAGTTTTCTGTTATAGACGGGGGCTTAATGTGTATACTCTATGGGTCGGTCTATTGGTTCCACGGTCTTTTTTCGAACCACACAATGCTCTACGGTTTCAAGAATTCTCGAAACGAAATGGTTAACCTCTAGTTAATAAATCAAACTCGCAAAACCGACATATATATATAGAAGTGACTATTTTTTTGGTAACCATGAGAACCCATTACCGGAAAACTCATGGGTCAACTCAACAACCTTCTAACCATCTGGATCAAATCGCAGTTTGCATCGAGCATGTGGCATTCAAAAGGTTATGGAATGAAACAATGGAAGCAAATTCGAACCTAGTCCTATGATGCTAGGGGAATCATGTGTCTATCACCACATCACCCTTTTGTCTAAATTACACGAAATTTTATTTATGATGTGTTTTATTGTATAACCGTTAAATATTATTTCATTTACTTTATAATTTTATTTCATTAGTACTTTTACTCCCAACCCTAAGACTATGTTACCTTAGGTTATATTTTCTTCATTAAACTCGAAAACAAAATCGATAAAAGGGCAACGATAATGACCTGGAAAAAGTTATTGAATTTGAAAATAGGTGTTCAGAATCTCTCAGTCATTTACacaattttaaaataaaaaacaaaaaacaaaatacaaaacacaaaaaacaaAACAGAATATGTTTGTTAAACGAGCATTGGCCAGAACTTTTTTTACCCGATAGACATTTACACAATTGTAAATTTATATATTGGCCCAGAACCTTGTTTTACCTGATAGAAATTCACATGTATAATGGCTAAAGAACTTTTTAAAAACTTGCATATTAAAGTAAACTAATAAAAATAGAAAAGCTAAGATTGAAAACATACATattaaagtaaaataaaaaatagaaaaaaagagaaagaaaaagggAAAGAAAGCAAATATAAAAAGACCGATGAGGTACAAAAATGGACCACTCCAATTGACTATTCTCTCTCAAGGTACTTTGGTCATTGTCAGAATTAAATTTCATTTGAAAATGTGTAGAAATTTATGATTTGAgttaaaaataacaaaataaaatatcatATGTTAATACTTCGTCGTGAGATGAAAATAAATAGGTTCAGTTTAAATAAAAATGATAAATGATGATGTTTTCTCGTGGGAATTCTCATGTGATGGGCTTTCGGATGGTAGCAATTCGGTTCTTTACAGTATTCGTGCGATACATGCACTAGGTATAGCTTATGATACCAAAAAGATACTATATGGCAACCCTGAAATCTCAAGGTAATCTCGAAATTACTCGCGAATCGATTGAATTTTGTCCAAGAAAAGTTGGGGGTTTCGCACGGGTTACAGAGTTTTTACTTGTTATTGTGCCTTTGTATGTAATTGATTCGGAAGTAGAGGAAAAGAtgcaactttttgtgagttttggtTGGTTAGATTTGGACGTCGGTTTtgttgatgatggtggtggtgttttgTTGAAGAAATGGTGGCCGGAGAAGACGATTAGATGGTGGCCGGAGAAGATGGAAGATTTGGAAACCTTGATGACTCATATGCGGGAAAAAAActttttgaatgaaaatgacaaatgtgaccaaaccacaaggacgaaaatgAAAGTTTACTCTCATAAATAAAATACCAAATGAAGCACGAGATCTTAAGATTGATAGAAAACATAAGGAGGCATGTATATTTCAAAGTTAGTATTTTTGACAATGAGAGTCTTATATCTAAGTATTTACTAAAGTAAATGTTCGTAGCCATCAAATAAGGAGATTGTTAGGTTTTAGTTTTAACCCATGTAGATGATTTAAAACTGAATATTTAGAAAATCAAATCTTAGAAttattgtaaaaaaaatcaaGCTTAGAAGACTTGGTTGATAAAAGTTGAAG contains the following coding sequences:
- the LOC110890975 gene encoding P-loop NTPase domain-containing protein LPA1 homolog 2 isoform X2, with protein sequence MTEVEKVLYIVVEEDEEAKRHEESSFRYTRPVLQSTLQFIGCKARHAFKISKRVFEIMRTKCSDDSLPDIGVIQWGKDFLKLHPEKDNSCDVDNRSDKKNVSNHTVLEEDGKPFESYMKRTAVVIKRSKFVDVVCDALSEYKYVGPNQRADFVLACRIRERKESVTVLLCGTSGCGKSTLSALLASRLGITTVISTDTIRHMMRSFVDENQNPLLWSSTYHAGEHLDPVAVSEAKAKRKAKKEVSGAFDTSTSQPASKEGSSLTTVDLISPKQMAIEGFKAQSEMVIDSLDRLITAWEERKESVIVEGVHLSLNFVMGLMKKHPSIIPFMIYITNEDKHMERFAVRAKYMTLDPAKNKYVKYIRNIRTIQEYLCNRADKHLVPKINNTNVDKSVAAIHATVFSCLRRREAGEPLYDSATNTVFVVDEEYRNQCVANSVGSKGMFQLIQRQDSSRRLMALLNNDGSVSKAWSADDGLGVPMYGPLRVGKSELVNLQFGNFGISAWSTDAGCTSHAGSVDDSRGDVTDNGSKYYSSCCSSPKASEGHDKELKEEMSVYGSDEEAEDTREVDSDEDLSDNAKEHMHEEVPFDPLRTVNGPIVLQTIQRDICLCSFS
- the LOC110890975 gene encoding P-loop NTPase domain-containing protein LPA1 homolog 2 isoform X1, yielding MTEVEKVLYIVVEEDEEAKRHEESSFRYTRPVLQSTLQFIGCKARHAFKISKRVFEIMRTKCSDDSLPDIGVIQWGKDFLKLHPEKDNSCDVDNRSDKKNVSNHTVLEEDGKPFESYMKRTAVVIKRSKFVDVVCDALSEYKYVGPNQRADFVLACRIRERKESVTVLLCGTSGCGKSTLSALLASRLGITTVISTDTIRHMMRSFVDENQNPLLWSSTYHAGEHLDPVAVSEAKAKRKAKKEVSGAFDTSTSQPASKEGSSLTTVDLISPKQMAIEGFKAQSEMVIDSLDRLITAWEERKESVIVEGVHLSLNFVMGLMKKHPSIIPFMIYITNEDKHMERFAVRAKYMTLDPAKNKYVKYIRNIRTIQEYLCNRADKHLVPKINNTNVDKSVAAIHATVFSCLRRREAGEPLYDSATNTVFVVDEEYRNQCVANSVGSKGMFQLIQRQDSSRRLMALLNNDGSVSKAWSADDGLGVPMYGPLRVGKSELVNLQFGNFGISAWSTDAGCTSHAGSVDDSRGDVTDNGSKYYSSCCSSPKASEGHDKELKEEMSVYGSDEEAEDTREVDSDEDLSDNAKEHMHEEMEGSVDEESTKSDEEYDDLAMQDTRENNYSTDVELESKTSISSNQHDTLTNTRADMYKQNLDRFLMSELAHPFQESRGS